A genomic window from Sulfitobacter sp. LCG007 includes:
- a CDS encoding acyl-CoA dehydrogenase family protein: protein MADFDTVSQDDQMMLDAIDKWLERDVKPHVLRLDHADEYPVEMVEQMKELGLFGATIPEEYGGLGMSVVTYAMIIEKIATVWMSLSGILNSHLIMAACVARNGTDAQKQKYLPIFATGELRGGLALTEPDAGTDLQAIRTKAVRDGDDYVITGTKTWITNGIEGKCFALLVKTDPQADPRHRGMSMFIAEKGEGFNVSKKLEKLGYKGIDSAELSFDGYRIPAENLLGGVEGRGLQAALGGLELGRINVAARGCGLAAAALNDAVAYAQIRKTFGKPIAEHQAIQLKLGEMATRLQASRLLTYDAARAYDKGERCDMEAGMAKYFASETAVFNSLESMRIHGGHGYSKELHVERYFRDAPLMTIGEGTNEMQRIIIARQLIERNPA, encoded by the coding sequence ATGGCGGATTTCGACACGGTCTCCCAAGACGACCAGATGATGCTCGATGCCATCGACAAGTGGCTCGAGCGCGACGTGAAGCCCCATGTGCTGCGCCTGGACCATGCCGACGAGTATCCTGTCGAGATGGTCGAGCAGATGAAGGAACTGGGCCTCTTCGGCGCAACGATCCCCGAGGAATACGGCGGCCTCGGCATGTCGGTCGTCACCTACGCGATGATCATCGAGAAGATCGCCACGGTCTGGATGTCGCTCTCGGGCATCCTGAACTCTCACCTCATCATGGCGGCCTGCGTCGCCCGCAACGGCACAGACGCGCAGAAGCAGAAATACCTGCCGATCTTCGCCACCGGGGAACTGCGCGGCGGGCTTGCGCTGACCGAGCCCGACGCCGGCACGGACCTGCAGGCCATCCGGACCAAGGCGGTGAGGGACGGCGACGATTACGTCATCACCGGCACGAAAACGTGGATCACGAACGGGATCGAAGGGAAGTGCTTTGCCCTTCTCGTCAAGACGGACCCGCAGGCGGATCCCCGGCATCGCGGCATGTCCATGTTCATCGCCGAGAAGGGCGAGGGGTTCAACGTCTCCAAGAAGCTCGAGAAGCTGGGCTACAAGGGCATCGACTCGGCGGAGCTTTCGTTCGACGGCTACCGCATACCGGCAGAGAACCTTCTGGGCGGGGTCGAGGGCAGGGGTCTTCAGGCCGCACTGGGCGGTCTGGAGCTGGGCCGGATCAACGTGGCCGCGCGGGGGTGCGGGCTGGCGGCGGCGGCGCTGAACGATGCGGTGGCCTATGCGCAGATCCGCAAGACCTTCGGCAAGCCGATCGCGGAACACCAGGCGATCCAGCTGAAGCTGGGCGAGATGGCCACCAGGCTGCAGGCGTCCCGGCTGTTGACCTACGATGCCGCACGCGCCTACGACAAGGGCGAGCGCTGCGACATGGAAGCGGGGATGGCGAAGTATTTCGCCTCGGAAACCGCGGTGTTCAATTCGCTCGAGTCGATGCGCATCCACGGCGGCCATGGCTATTCCAAGGAACTGCATGTCGAGCGGTATTTCCGCGATGCCCCGCTGATGACGATCGGCGAAGGCACGAACGAAATGCAGCGCATCATCATCGCCCGCCAGCTGATCGAGAGGAACCCGGCGTGA
- a CDS encoding MaoC family dehydratase, with translation MSNEAFKVGENRYRERFGRYYEDFVVGDIYEHRPGRTISEADNTWFTLLTMNTHPMHFDAEYAKHSEFGKCIICSPLTVAIMVGQSVTDVSQKAIANLGWTDIKMTFPVFAGDTLTSESEVLGKRESKSRADAGLVTVRTRGFNQDGKLVAQFDRTILVARQGHKIEALANY, from the coding sequence ATGTCCAATGAAGCCTTCAAGGTCGGCGAAAACCGCTACCGCGAGCGGTTCGGCCGCTACTACGAGGACTTCGTCGTCGGCGACATCTACGAGCACCGTCCCGGCCGGACGATCAGCGAAGCCGACAACACCTGGTTCACGCTGCTCACGATGAACACGCATCCGATGCACTTCGACGCGGAATACGCCAAGCATTCCGAATTCGGCAAGTGCATCATCTGCTCTCCGCTGACCGTCGCCATCATGGTCGGGCAGAGTGTGACGGATGTCTCGCAGAAGGCCATCGCGAACCTCGGCTGGACCGACATCAAGATGACCTTCCCGGTGTTCGCGGGCGACACCCTGACATCCGAAAGCGAGGTGCTCGGCAAGCGGGAGAGCAAGTCGCGCGCCGATGCGGGGCTCGTGACCGTCCGGACCCGCGGTTTCAACCAGGACGGAAAGCTTGTGGCCCAGTTCGACCGGACCATCCTTGTCGCCCGCCAGGGCCACAAGATCGAAGCACTCGCGAACTACTGA